In a single window of the Paenibacillus sp. MMS20-IR301 genome:
- a CDS encoding carbohydrate binding domain-containing protein has protein sequence MKRKAWLVPVLIASMFLSLALPLFTVAPQKAYAASIGTVDENDTIYQIMVDRFHDGDPSNNATGSAIRYGETSEEDFRYMKGGDWQGVIDKLPYIHNMGYTAIWISPVAEPQMTNRENNGTGRNTAYHGYNVKDPNKANPFFGTKEKLKELVDSAHALGIKVVIDVVPNHIGDYMLGTQAYYDIPGLQPAAPFNNPAWYHHNGDINWSLADGRYDQWAQDYIENHDLAGLDDIDFDVPAAKSAIFGSIKNWFDYTGADGARVDAAKLMKPTDIGELQNLLGVNTFGENFDGNAEFVSRWVGQGKEWGMLDFPLFFSVLNSFAYGQSFESNIKSTLALDSYYKGNAGHMVTFIDNHDRNRFLTEAGGSVAKLQNALTFIFTVRGTPVVFQGTEQNKGNGNGQIMTGGIADTWNRWSMIKRDANGNVLENYFNENTSTYEYIGKLNTIRKNFAALRTGTQREMWSAQNLYAFSRRVDSGTHKGQEVISVFSNATGGTQTVTLPLRAESTLAAGTLLTNQLNPADTVTVQSGGVTGKQITVSVGANAAKIYAEQPQITDTEAPTVPTNVTATVKNASSVQVNWTASTDNVGVTGYEVYRNGVKVGTTTSTSYTDSGLSGSTTYSYTVKAFDAAGNLSGLSLAAAVTTPAGNNVTIYYKQGYATPYIHYRPAGGVWTTAPGVAIPAAEVAGYNKITINIGAATGLEACFNNGSGTWDSNGGSNYTFGTGTWTYTPAGNITSGGPVTPTVAPTATPTVAPTATPTATPTATPTVAPTATPTVAPTATPTVAPTATPTVAPTATPTVAPTATPTVAPTATPIGNTATIYYKNSAYSSSYIHYKLDGASSWTTVPGVQMGASAYSGYSSATIALGNAAGLTAAFNNGSGTWDNNGGSNYHFGTGAWSLVNGSIAAGEPQADSVKFRVSVPSGTPAGGPLYLTGSFNSWNAADSAYQLTKESDGTYSVTLNLPAGTAVQYKLTRGSWATVEVSGNGADIANRTLTPAGGAQTVNLTVQRWKDQ, from the coding sequence ATGAAACGTAAAGCCTGGCTTGTACCTGTATTAATCGCATCGATGTTTTTGTCGCTTGCCCTGCCGTTATTTACGGTTGCCCCGCAGAAAGCCTATGCTGCCAGCATCGGCACTGTTGACGAGAATGACACTATCTATCAGATTATGGTTGACCGCTTCCATGACGGAGACCCTTCCAATAATGCCACCGGATCGGCGATCCGGTACGGGGAGACGTCGGAAGAGGATTTCCGCTACATGAAGGGCGGCGACTGGCAGGGAGTCATTGACAAGCTCCCGTATATCCACAATATGGGCTATACCGCCATCTGGATTTCGCCGGTTGCCGAACCGCAGATGACCAATCGTGAGAATAACGGAACAGGAAGAAATACGGCGTATCACGGATACAATGTCAAGGATCCCAACAAGGCCAATCCTTTTTTCGGAACCAAGGAGAAGCTGAAGGAGCTGGTGGATTCCGCGCATGCGCTGGGCATTAAGGTTGTAATCGATGTAGTGCCGAATCATATCGGCGATTATATGCTGGGCACCCAGGCTTATTATGATATTCCAGGTTTGCAGCCTGCGGCTCCGTTCAATAACCCGGCCTGGTACCACCATAACGGGGATATCAACTGGAGTCTGGCGGACGGACGTTATGACCAGTGGGCGCAGGATTACATCGAAAATCATGATCTGGCCGGGCTGGATGACATCGATTTTGATGTTCCGGCCGCCAAATCCGCTATTTTTGGTTCAATCAAAAATTGGTTTGACTATACAGGGGCAGACGGCGCACGTGTAGATGCCGCCAAGCTGATGAAGCCGACGGATATCGGCGAACTGCAAAATCTGCTCGGCGTCAATACCTTCGGCGAGAATTTTGACGGCAATGCTGAGTTTGTCTCCCGCTGGGTCGGCCAGGGCAAGGAGTGGGGTATGCTGGACTTCCCGCTGTTCTTCTCAGTGCTGAACAGTTTTGCATACGGGCAGTCTTTTGAATCCAATATCAAAAGCACGCTGGCTTTGGATTCCTATTACAAAGGAAATGCGGGGCATATGGTTACGTTTATCGATAACCATGACCGCAACCGCTTCCTGACGGAAGCCGGGGGAAGTGTGGCGAAGCTTCAGAACGCGCTGACCTTCATCTTTACCGTTCGCGGAACTCCGGTTGTTTTCCAGGGAACGGAGCAGAACAAGGGCAACGGCAACGGCCAGATTATGACGGGCGGCATCGCCGATACCTGGAACCGCTGGTCCATGATCAAACGCGATGCGAACGGGAACGTACTGGAGAATTATTTTAACGAGAATACCAGCACTTATGAATATATAGGCAAGCTTAACACAATCCGCAAAAATTTCGCCGCCCTGCGTACAGGCACTCAGCGTGAAATGTGGTCGGCGCAGAATCTGTATGCCTTCTCCCGCCGCGTTGACAGCGGTACCCATAAGGGACAGGAAGTCATTTCCGTCTTCAGCAACGCTACCGGCGGAACACAGACGGTGACTCTGCCGCTGCGGGCAGAAAGTACCTTGGCGGCGGGAACGCTTTTGACCAATCAGCTGAATCCAGCGGATACGGTGACCGTGCAGTCCGGAGGTGTAACCGGCAAGCAGATTACAGTCAGTGTAGGCGCCAATGCGGCCAAAATCTATGCCGAGCAGCCGCAAATTACAGATACTGAAGCGCCAACCGTGCCGACTAATGTAACGGCAACTGTAAAAAATGCCTCCAGTGTGCAGGTCAATTGGACAGCGTCTACTGACAACGTGGGCGTAACGGGGTATGAAGTATACCGCAACGGGGTTAAAGTGGGCACAACAACTTCCACTTCGTATACGGACAGCGGACTGTCCGGAAGTACAACTTACAGCTATACAGTAAAAGCTTTCGATGCCGCAGGCAACCTGTCCGGCCTCAGCCTGGCTGCGGCAGTGACAACACCGGCGGGCAACAATGTTACGATCTATTATAAGCAGGGGTATGCCACGCCTTATATTCATTACCGGCCGGCGGGCGGCGTCTGGACGACGGCCCCGGGGGTAGCCATACCTGCTGCGGAGGTTGCAGGGTATAACAAGATCACGATCAATATCGGTGCGGCCACTGGGCTGGAAGCCTGCTTCAACAACGGCAGCGGCACCTGGGACAGCAACGGCGGCAGCAACTATACCTTCGGTACCGGCACGTGGACGTATACGCCGGCCGGGAACATTACTTCGGGCGGGCCGGTGACGCCGACGGTAGCGCCAACGGCCACGCCAACCGTGGCGCCAACGGCCACGCCGACCGCGACGCCAACAGCCACGCCAACCGTGGCTCCGACGGCCACGCCAACCGTGGCTCCGACGGCCACGCCAACCGTGGCTCCGACGGCTACGCCAACCGTGGCTCCGACAGCCACGCCAACCGTGGCGCCAACAGCCACGCCAACCGTAGCGCCAACGGCCACGCCGATTGGCAACACGGCGACGATCTACTATAAGAACAGTGCTTACAGCAGTTCTTATATCCACTATAAGCTGGACGGGGCAAGCAGCTGGACGACCGTTCCAGGCGTGCAGATGGGCGCCTCCGCCTACAGCGGATACAGCTCAGCCACGATTGCGCTGGGCAACGCTGCGGGACTGACCGCAGCCTTCAACAATGGCAGCGGCACCTGGGACAATAACGGCGGCAGCAATTATCATTTTGGCACGGGAGCCTGGAGCCTGGTGAACGGCAGCATCGCCGCGGGTGAGCCGCAGGCCGACAGTGTGAAATTCCGGGTCAGCGTGCCGTCAGGTACGCCGGCCGGCGGCCCGCTGTACCTGACGGGTTCCTTCAACAGCTGGAATGCGGCGGACAGCGCCTATCAGCTGACGAAGGAGAGCGACGGGACGTATTCCGTTACGCTGAATCTTCCGGCGGGAACCGCGGTGCAGTATAAGCTGACGCGCGGCAGCTGGGCGACGGTGGAAGTGAGCGGCAACGGAGCCGACATCGCCAACCGGACGCTGACACCGGCGGGCGGAGCACAGACGGTGAATCTGACGGTGCAGCGCTGGAAGGATCAGTAG
- a CDS encoding glycoside hydrolase family 172 protein has protein sequence MQSMNQLFGRMKGKSRAITAENPRGLKGQGGQAEGPLGVARKGKAFISLAQGETATLVDIEGPGIIQHIWMTVTDKTESGWFVLRDLVLRMYWDSEEHPSVEVPLGDFFCNGFGARAVVNSLPVVVNPVGGMNSYFAMPFRQAAKVTITNEHPQSIEAFFYQFDYMLVDELDEDTEYFHAQYRRENPTALRQDYTLIDGIKGRGKFIGTYMSWTSLSRYWYGEGEVKFYIDGDREWPTICGTGAEDYFGGAWGFVKYDNGNPVQEQTYSTPFMGFPYFAARDDTRSHIYDGAACPMRGFYRWHILDPILFEEDLRVTVQQIGHDGQALFERSDDISSISYWYQTEPHQVFPEFPAVMDRRPR, from the coding sequence ATGCAATCGATGAATCAGCTGTTTGGCAGAATGAAAGGCAAGAGCAGAGCAATTACAGCGGAGAATCCGCGGGGTCTGAAGGGTCAAGGCGGCCAGGCGGAGGGTCCGCTAGGCGTTGCCCGCAAAGGCAAGGCGTTCATCTCGCTTGCGCAGGGGGAAACCGCAACGCTTGTTGATATTGAAGGGCCCGGAATCATTCAGCATATCTGGATGACTGTTACCGATAAGACGGAATCCGGCTGGTTCGTCCTCCGCGATCTGGTGCTGCGCATGTATTGGGATAGTGAAGAACATCCATCTGTTGAAGTGCCGCTGGGGGATTTCTTCTGCAACGGCTTTGGAGCGCGGGCGGTTGTCAATTCACTGCCCGTAGTGGTGAATCCGGTCGGCGGCATGAACAGCTATTTTGCCATGCCTTTCCGCCAGGCTGCCAAAGTGACCATTACGAATGAGCATCCGCAGAGCATTGAGGCGTTTTTCTATCAATTTGACTATATGCTGGTGGATGAATTGGATGAGGATACCGAGTATTTTCATGCCCAGTACCGCAGAGAAAATCCCACAGCCCTGAGGCAGGATTATACCCTGATTGATGGAATTAAAGGAAGAGGGAAATTCATCGGCACTTATATGTCCTGGACTTCCCTGTCCCGTTACTGGTATGGTGAAGGGGAAGTGAAATTCTATATCGACGGCGACCGGGAGTGGCCAACGATTTGCGGCACCGGGGCGGAGGATTATTTTGGCGGGGCCTGGGGATTCGTGAAATATGACAACGGGAACCCTGTGCAAGAGCAGACGTATTCGACTCCATTCATGGGCTTCCCTTATTTCGCTGCCAGAGATGATACCCGGTCCCATATATATGACGGGGCGGCTTGCCCGATGCGGGGCTTCTACCGCTGGCATATTCTCGACCCGATTCTGTTCGAAGAGGATCTCCGTGTGACGGTACAGCAAATAGGGCATGACGGCCAAGCCTTATTTGAACGCAGTGACGATATCAGCTCGATAAGCTACTGGTATCAGACTGAACCGCATCAGGTCTTCCCGGAATTTCCCGCTGTAATGGACAGACGTCCGCGATAA
- a CDS encoding sugar ABC transporter permease encodes MNVLKDKKAWLIFILPALIFYLGTVFVPIIQSLKYSFQQWNGIQEPAYIGFDNYIAMFKDSYFWNSVQNNLLYVVIVVFMQVFIGLFFALLLSYVTKGAGIFRTLYYLPAVVVTVAIAQMFRNLYSLQPLGLLNMFLDFVGLGHLQSAWLSNPHTALIAVSIPEGWRFIGMYMVIFYAALIAIPKEIEEAAKIDGVNGWQLIRYIKLPSIVHVLSLALIMCTTGALRGFDIPYIIGVPGSATELVTTYMYKQAFSTIQYGYGSSIAVFIVIESLLAVLLIRAIFNLRKGDA; translated from the coding sequence ATGAATGTGCTTAAGGACAAAAAGGCGTGGCTGATCTTCATCTTGCCGGCTCTGATCTTTTATCTGGGAACGGTCTTCGTTCCCATTATCCAATCTCTTAAATATAGCTTCCAGCAATGGAACGGCATTCAGGAACCAGCCTATATCGGCTTCGATAACTATATTGCGATGTTCAAGGATTCGTATTTCTGGAATTCAGTGCAGAACAATTTGCTGTACGTGGTAATCGTAGTATTTATGCAGGTATTCATTGGCTTGTTCTTTGCTCTGCTGCTCTCCTATGTCACCAAAGGAGCAGGTATCTTCAGAACGCTGTATTACTTGCCGGCGGTGGTTGTGACCGTGGCGATTGCCCAAATGTTCCGTAATTTGTATTCCCTGCAGCCTCTCGGTCTGCTGAATATGTTTCTGGATTTTGTGGGCCTCGGGCACCTCCAGTCCGCCTGGCTCTCCAATCCCCATACGGCTCTGATCGCCGTCTCCATCCCTGAAGGATGGCGGTTTATCGGGATGTATATGGTTATCTTCTATGCTGCTCTGATTGCAATTCCCAAAGAAATTGAAGAAGCCGCCAAAATTGACGGCGTAAATGGATGGCAATTAATCCGTTATATTAAGCTTCCGAGCATCGTGCATGTGCTGAGCCTGGCTTTGATTATGTGTACCACAGGGGCTCTGCGGGGCTTCGATATTCCTTATATTATCGGTGTGCCGGGATCGGCTACTGAACTGGTTACTACCTATATGTATAAGCAAGCGTTCTCCACCATCCAGTATGGATACGGAAGCTCGATTGCAGTGTTCATTGTTATCGAAAGCCTTCTTGCCGTGTTGCTTATCCGGGCTATTTTCAATTTAAGGAAAGGAGATGCCTGA
- a CDS encoding carbohydrate ABC transporter permease: protein MPGNKKLSSSLLYILVIAILLIQIYPVVWLMLSSFKSSIELTTQPFAMPSSWSFDNYASVFRESSLLLYIKNTAIVTFACLALIIFLSATAGFALVKMINRLNSKLLLFFTIGIMIPIQVTLIPLFIMYKDYGLLNSYPALILPQVGFALPLSILIFTSFYRYVPDELLEAAVIDGCNIYQVFFRIVSPLTINTTITVASINFIFIWNDFVFSNTFTNDKAYKTIAVGLQEFIGAFGATDWGQTFAAISISIIPIIITYLFLNKYVMAGVSDGAVKG, encoded by the coding sequence ATGCCTGGAAACAAAAAGCTCTCCTCTTCTCTGCTGTATATCCTGGTGATTGCGATTCTGCTGATTCAGATATACCCCGTAGTCTGGCTGATGCTGTCCAGCTTCAAATCAAGCATCGAGCTGACCACACAGCCGTTTGCGATGCCGTCTTCCTGGTCATTTGACAATTATGCCAGTGTATTCCGGGAGAGCAGTCTGCTGCTGTATATCAAGAATACGGCGATAGTTACTTTTGCCTGTCTGGCCTTGATTATTTTCCTGAGTGCAACCGCTGGTTTTGCTCTCGTTAAAATGATTAACCGGCTGAATTCAAAGCTGCTGCTGTTCTTCACCATCGGCATCATGATTCCGATTCAGGTTACACTGATTCCACTCTTTATTATGTACAAAGATTACGGGCTGCTGAATTCGTATCCGGCTCTGATCCTGCCCCAGGTGGGTTTCGCGCTGCCCTTGTCCATTTTGATCTTCACCAGCTTCTACCGGTACGTGCCGGATGAGCTTCTTGAGGCTGCAGTGATTGACGGCTGCAACATCTATCAGGTGTTCTTCCGGATCGTTTCGCCACTTACTATTAATACCACCATTACGGTGGCTTCCATTAACTTTATTTTCATCTGGAATGACTTCGTATTCTCCAATACGTTCACGAACGACAAGGCTTATAAGACCATTGCCGTCGGACTGCAGGAGTTCATCGGCGCCTTCGGGGCTACGGATTGGGGCCAGACCTTTGCGGCAATCAGCATCAGCATTATTCCCATTATTATTACGTACTTGTTCCTGAATAAATATGTGATGGCCGGTGTATCAGACGGTGCAGTCAAAGGATAA
- a CDS encoding LacI family DNA-binding transcriptional regulator — protein sequence MAKQRVTLVQVAKDAGVSPATVSHFMNGNFHRMGPETREKISNSITKLGYQVNPVAKSLITGKMYTIGLVLSNSTYDGYFEDLYFLHFAKVLKQHLKAMGYKLILLDFDEIFMNIQMVDGIIVKATLETEKFMPRLMDLNVPVITIGRHNLSYGAHIVRVNDYQCGQVGVDHLMSRGYQKIIILTHPHGQVPGFDDRLNGASRSMQEKGNLTTVITGDMTESFGYDTVMQLHANGQLPQALFCLNDISAIGVLKACKDLGLSVPEELAVLGVDDMPTVSELLSLSTIRHPINELALNASELMIQSVEKKEDPGQPMDRMFPIELMVRHTS from the coding sequence ATGGCAAAACAAAGAGTTACTTTAGTACAGGTTGCTAAAGATGCAGGCGTATCGCCGGCGACGGTCTCTCATTTCATGAATGGCAATTTTCACCGGATGGGACCGGAGACCCGTGAGAAAATAAGCAACTCGATTACAAAGCTTGGGTATCAGGTAAATCCCGTTGCCAAAAGCCTAATCACCGGCAAAATGTATACCATCGGACTCGTTCTGTCAAACAGCACTTATGACGGATATTTCGAAGATTTATATTTCCTGCACTTTGCCAAGGTGCTGAAACAGCACTTAAAGGCAATGGGGTATAAGCTGATTCTTCTGGACTTTGATGAAATCTTCATGAATATCCAGATGGTAGATGGAATTATTGTAAAAGCAACTCTGGAGACGGAGAAATTCATGCCACGGCTCATGGATCTCAATGTTCCCGTTATCACCATCGGACGGCATAATTTATCCTACGGGGCTCATATCGTGCGGGTGAACGACTATCAGTGCGGACAGGTTGGTGTGGACCATCTAATGTCCAGGGGATATCAAAAAATTATTATTCTGACTCACCCGCATGGACAGGTCCCCGGTTTCGATGACCGGTTGAATGGCGCCTCCCGATCTATGCAGGAGAAAGGCAATCTCACAACGGTAATTACCGGAGATATGACGGAGAGCTTTGGATATGATACGGTGATGCAGCTACACGCCAATGGCCAGCTGCCGCAGGCGCTTTTCTGTTTAAACGATATCTCTGCTATCGGGGTGCTGAAGGCCTGCAAGGATCTGGGCCTGTCCGTACCGGAGGAGCTTGCTGTACTTGGAGTGGATGACATGCCAACTGTATCGGAGCTGCTCAGTTTGTCGACCATCCGGCATCCGATCAACGAGCTGGCACTGAATGCTTCAGAGCTGATGATTCAATCCGTTGAAAAAAAGGAGGACCCTGGCCAGCCTATGGACCGGATGTTCCCTATCGAACTAATGGTAAGACATACCAGCTAA
- a CDS encoding carbohydrate binding domain-containing protein, giving the protein MAVHFTGLRRKITVTLLSLLLAAQAAAAGVSADIAATHVYHNHMPNFWAYYDLNSYNAAPVGSPIRYTYDGDVIQLKQSPPALYPYFLPNGSPMPHDDLVSYYSHHAKTGAYLTWPWSVANTLRSNYPQAQMHVTMSGSVVNNVNNIIQRGNVSGYSNPSWGTPWRTAYRSLKTTSGQNTLDMIHFSGHHSMGPLVGNDYLLKDMIYHGATLAQPYFLGNDYKSSKGFFPTELGFSERIIPVLEQLGIQWSVIGNNHFSRTLKDYPLLSSPGADTMVSPPNRSDLQNTSTAGAWVSEPMFNEQQVVHNKYPFASTAHWVRYVNPSTGIESKIVGVPVAQAQSWEEGYLGQVKADALKPFENLSPQKQIFVVAHDGDNSSGRAGSEETWRNAGNVTYAGSGVTGMGIDEYLKYNLPAASDVVHVQDGSWIDTRDSSSDPTWYHWHLPFGIWKGQFAAFNQVNGTSLSPKKNLSGIEEGMTVSLEKGYHYLERNFALLQASLNYAKTAEQIWLDEHPNYWKPATPLDKEITYDGNQLNPWMLSFPVKGDALNDYAGGANPAELAWYFLLPAMDSGFGYYDENVDDSVKPALSFSQSLYFSKPYVESKLAKDKIGPSVWWPQRYPYNPGSANVSKAEGWTLQHYNNVFSIYTYAHDASGISDIKVKVRAHRDKTADAADNTFKVYDPASLAASGVAGIDPAKVGEWVTYPMKTRDLSTDINGVDWQPSSKTIMQKVPVSDIGNLYYSYISDYRDQLLDYYIEATDAKGNVTRSDIQQVYVGAGKYNLASGKYTESMQGTIEGTHPFITDQPVVPDDESPSTPENVKAAVINASAIRLTWDEATDNVRVAGYEIYRNGVKVGTAAGLSYTDNNLEASTAYRYQVKAFDAAGNLSGLSLAAAVTTPAGNNVTIYYKQGYATPYIHYRPAGGVWTAAPGVAMPAAEVAGYNKITINIGAAAQLEACFNNGSGTWDSNGGRNYLFDTGTWMYTPTGNITSGGPVTPTVAPTATPTVTPTATPTVAPTATPTVAPTATPSVAPTATPTVAPTATPTVAPTVAPTATPIGNTATIYYKNSAYSSSYIHYKLDGASSWTTVPGVQMGASAYSGYSSATIALGNAAGLTAAFNNGSGTWDNNGGSNYHFGTGAWSLVNGSIAAGEPQADSVRFRVSVPSGTPAGGPLYLTGSFNSWNAADSAYQLTKESDGTYSVTLNLPAGAAVQYKLTRGSWATVEVSGNGADIANRTLTPAGGAQTVNLTVQRWKDQ; this is encoded by the coding sequence ATGGCCGTGCACTTTACAGGACTAAGGCGTAAAATCACCGTTACTTTGTTAAGCCTGCTTTTGGCTGCTCAGGCCGCCGCGGCGGGAGTGTCGGCAGATATTGCTGCTACCCATGTATATCATAACCACATGCCCAATTTCTGGGCGTATTATGACCTGAACTCCTACAACGCTGCACCTGTAGGCAGCCCGATCCGCTATACGTATGATGGTGATGTGATTCAGCTGAAGCAGAGCCCGCCTGCCTTATATCCTTATTTTTTGCCGAACGGTTCCCCGATGCCGCACGATGATCTGGTCTCCTATTATTCCCATCATGCCAAAACCGGCGCGTATCTGACCTGGCCGTGGAGTGTGGCGAATACGCTGCGCAGCAATTATCCCCAGGCGCAGATGCATGTGACAATGTCCGGTTCTGTTGTAAACAATGTGAACAATATTATCCAGCGCGGCAATGTCAGCGGCTATTCCAACCCGTCCTGGGGAACACCATGGAGAACAGCATACCGTTCGCTGAAGACTACGAGCGGCCAAAATACGTTGGATATGATTCATTTTTCAGGCCATCATTCTATGGGTCCCCTGGTTGGCAATGACTATCTGCTGAAGGATATGATTTACCATGGGGCGACGCTGGCGCAGCCGTATTTTTTGGGGAATGACTATAAGTCTTCCAAGGGTTTTTTTCCGACAGAGCTGGGATTCTCTGAACGGATCATTCCGGTGCTGGAGCAACTGGGCATCCAGTGGTCGGTTATCGGCAATAACCATTTCTCGCGGACGCTTAAGGACTATCCGCTATTGAGCAGCCCGGGAGCCGATACGATGGTGTCCCCGCCTAACCGCAGCGATCTGCAAAATACCAGCACAGCCGGTGCCTGGGTCAGCGAGCCCATGTTCAATGAGCAGCAGGTGGTGCACAACAAGTATCCGTTTGCTTCGACTGCCCACTGGGTCCGGTATGTGAATCCGAGTACGGGCATCGAATCAAAAATAGTGGGCGTGCCGGTGGCTCAGGCCCAGTCCTGGGAAGAAGGTTATCTGGGGCAAGTAAAGGCAGATGCTTTAAAGCCGTTTGAAAATCTGTCACCGCAAAAACAAATCTTTGTCGTCGCCCATGACGGGGATAATTCCTCCGGCCGCGCCGGCTCGGAAGAGACCTGGCGCAATGCGGGTAATGTGACTTATGCCGGCAGCGGCGTGACCGGGATGGGGATCGACGAGTATCTTAAGTACAATTTGCCAGCGGCATCCGATGTGGTTCATGTCCAGGACGGCTCGTGGATTGATACCCGGGATTCTTCTTCCGACCCCACCTGGTATCATTGGCATTTGCCTTTTGGCATCTGGAAGGGGCAATTCGCGGCTTTTAATCAAGTGAACGGCACTTCCCTGTCGCCCAAAAAGAATTTATCGGGCATTGAAGAAGGAATGACCGTATCTTTGGAAAAAGGCTACCACTATCTGGAACGGAACTTCGCCCTGCTTCAAGCCTCCTTGAATTATGCCAAAACCGCCGAGCAAATCTGGCTTGACGAGCATCCGAATTACTGGAAGCCGGCTACGCCGCTGGATAAGGAGATTACGTATGACGGAAACCAGTTGAATCCGTGGATGCTTTCTTTTCCGGTAAAAGGGGATGCGCTGAACGATTATGCGGGCGGAGCGAACCCCGCCGAATTGGCCTGGTATTTCCTGCTGCCGGCGATGGATTCCGGCTTTGGTTATTACGATGAGAACGTGGATGACAGCGTAAAGCCGGCCCTTTCCTTTAGCCAATCGCTGTACTTCTCCAAGCCGTATGTAGAATCGAAGCTGGCCAAAGACAAAATTGGCCCGTCGGTATGGTGGCCGCAGCGTTATCCGTACAATCCGGGCAGCGCCAATGTCAGCAAAGCTGAGGGGTGGACGCTTCAGCACTACAACAACGTTTTCTCCATTTATACGTATGCCCACGATGCCAGCGGAATCAGTGATATTAAGGTTAAGGTGCGCGCCCACCGCGACAAGACGGCGGATGCGGCGGACAATACGTTTAAAGTCTACGATCCGGCCTCATTGGCGGCCTCCGGCGTAGCCGGAATTGATCCGGCCAAGGTAGGCGAGTGGGTCACGTACCCGATGAAGACCCGCGATCTCAGCACGGATATTAACGGCGTTGACTGGCAGCCAAGCAGCAAAACGATCATGCAGAAGGTACCAGTGTCGGATATCGGCAATCTCTATTACAGCTATATTTCCGATTACCGCGACCAACTGCTCGACTACTATATTGAAGCGACGGATGCAAAAGGAAATGTAACCCGCAGCGATATTCAGCAGGTGTATGTCGGAGCGGGCAAATACAATCTGGCGAGTGGAAAATATACCGAGAGCATGCAGGGGACCATCGAGGGTACGCATCCGTTTATTACGGATCAGCCTGTTGTGCCTGACGATGAAAGTCCCAGCACACCGGAGAATGTCAAAGCGGCAGTTATTAATGCCTCCGCCATCAGGCTGACCTGGGATGAGGCGACAGACAACGTCCGGGTGGCCGGTTATGAGATTTACCGCAATGGTGTCAAAGTGGGCACCGCCGCCGGGCTGTCGTACACGGATAACAATCTTGAAGCCAGCACTGCCTATCGCTATCAGGTAAAAGCCTTTGATGCCGCAGGCAACCTGTCCGGCCTCAGCCTGGCTGCGGCAGTGACAACACCGGCGGGCAACAATGTTACGATCTATTATAAGCAGGGGTATGCCACGCCTTATATTCATTACCGGCCGGCGGGCGGCGTCTGGACGGCGGCACCTGGGGTAGCGATGCCTGCTGCGGAGGTTGCAGGCTATAACAAGATCACGATCAATATCGGTGCAGCTGCCCAGCTCGAAGCCTGCTTCAACAACGGCAGCGGGACGTGGGACAGCAACGGCGGGAGGAATTATCTTTTTGATACTGGTACGTGGATGTATACGCCGACCGGGAACATTACTTCGGGCGGGCCGGTGACGCCGACGGTAGCACCAACAGCCACACCGACCGTGACGCCGACGGCCACGCCAACCGTGGCGCCGACGGCCACGCCGACCGTAGCACCAACAGCCACGCCGTCCGTAGCGCCAACAGCCACGCCAACCGTGGCGCCGACAGCCACGCCGACGGTAGCGCCAACCGTGGCGCCAACGGCCACGCCGATTGGCAACACGGCGACGATTTACTATAAGAACAGTGCTTACAGCAGTTCTTATATCCACTATAAGCTGGACGGGGCAAGCAGCTGGACGACCGTTCCAGGCGTGCAGATGGGTGCCTCCGCCTACAGCGGATACAGCTCAGCCACGATTGCGCTGGGCAACGCTGCGGGACTGACCGCAGCCTTCAACAATGGCAGCGGCACCTGGGACAATAACGGCGGGAGCAATTATCATTTTGGCACGGGAGCCTGGAGCCTGGTGAACGGCAGCATCGCCGCGGGTGAGCCGCAGGCCGACAGCGTGAGATTCCGGGTCAGCGTGCCGTCAGGTACGCCGGCCGGCGGCCCGCTGTACCTGACGGGTTCCTTCAACAGCTGGAATGCGGCGGACAGCGCCTATCAGCTGACGAAGGAGAGCGACGGAACGTATTCCGTTACGCTGAATCTTCCGGCGGGAGCCGCGGTGCAGTATAAGCTGACGCGCGGCAGCTGGGCGACGGTGGAAGTGAGCGGCAACGGAGCTGACATCGCCAACCGGACGCTGACACCGGCGGGTGGAGCACAGACGGTGAATCTGACGGTGCAGCGCTGGAAGGATCAGTAA